A section of the Amycolatopsis sp. AA4 genome encodes:
- a CDS encoding TetR/AcrR family transcriptional regulator, which produces MREVVAHAEAPRGSLQHYFPGGKEQLFGEAIDWTGRYAARRVTRAMDALADPTPSALFAAVVEYWRAEFLEIGYDYGCPLVATVADTAASSEPLRERANDAFVEWRKPIVSALQQMGVPAARAASLAVLMISALEGAIVLARVERAVTALDTVVEELGPVLDAAVDKRRRR; this is translated from the coding sequence ATGCGCGAGGTAGTGGCGCATGCCGAAGCGCCGCGGGGATCGCTGCAGCACTACTTCCCGGGCGGTAAGGAACAGCTGTTCGGCGAGGCCATCGACTGGACCGGCCGTTACGCCGCGCGCCGCGTCACGCGCGCCATGGATGCGCTCGCGGACCCGACGCCGTCCGCGCTCTTCGCCGCGGTAGTCGAGTACTGGCGCGCAGAGTTCCTCGAGATCGGCTACGACTACGGCTGTCCGTTAGTAGCCACAGTTGCCGACACAGCGGCGTCGAGCGAGCCGTTGCGAGAGCGTGCGAACGACGCGTTCGTGGAGTGGCGGAAGCCCATCGTGTCCGCGCTGCAGCAGATGGGCGTACCGGCGGCGCGCGCTGCTTCGTTGGCGGTGCTGATGATCAGCGCGCTTGAAGGAGCCATCGTGCTGGCGCGCGTGGAGCGTGCGGTGACGGCGCTCGACACCGTCGTCGAGGAGCTAGGTCC
- a CDS encoding GNAT family N-acetyltransferase encodes MTAVRPATAGSAADLVRACSPESLSRRFTLGGPIEPEAVLSRYQRFLLAGTALVAEVAGAPAGLLNAVPEDGRRVELGLLVADPWQRRGIGRGLIELAAERWRGWKLHATVQEGNVAAEGLLRACGFRFVPGYCGENEYELTVTEETLDDGTAGARPDGLQRCAVAAYAGLERHRDARGSGACRSAAGIAAALLPGR; translated from the coding sequence ATGACAGCCGTCCGACCGGCCACCGCCGGTTCCGCGGCCGACCTCGTCCGCGCCTGCTCGCCGGAATCGCTGAGCCGCCGGTTCACTCTCGGCGGCCCGATCGAACCGGAGGCGGTCCTGTCCCGCTATCAGCGGTTCCTCCTCGCCGGCACCGCGCTCGTCGCCGAGGTCGCGGGCGCGCCGGCCGGGCTGCTGAACGCGGTCCCGGAAGACGGCCGCCGCGTCGAACTGGGGCTGCTCGTCGCCGACCCGTGGCAGCGGCGGGGTATCGGACGCGGCCTGATCGAACTGGCCGCGGAGCGGTGGCGAGGCTGGAAACTGCACGCCACCGTGCAGGAGGGCAACGTCGCTGCGGAAGGATTGCTGCGGGCGTGCGGCTTCCGCTTCGTCCCGGGGTACTGCGGCGAGAACGAGTACGAGCTGACGGTCACGGAGGAGACGCTCGATGACGGAACGGCCGGCGCGCGACCGGATGGTCTACAGCGCTGCGCAGTTGCTGCGTACGCAGGGCTTGAGCGGCACCGGGATGCGCGAGGTAGTGGCGCATGCCGAAGCGCCGCGGGGATCGCTGCAGCACTACTTCCCGGGCGGTAA
- a CDS encoding helix-turn-helix transcriptional regulator has protein sequence MSEDIQPADARPTLASRLDDLFRTVRPQGRHWTNAEVAAELKRATPELKVGAVYLSQLRTGKRTNPSQELLAALAKFFGVSVAYFFDDDVAGSVLSELAAVEAMRQAGVRAVAMRAAGMREENLQAITTIMDQYRKMQGLPPVTDEAAQ, from the coding sequence ATGTCCGAAGACATTCAGCCGGCGGATGCCCGGCCCACCCTGGCCTCCAGACTCGACGACCTCTTCCGCACGGTGCGCCCGCAGGGGAGGCACTGGACGAACGCCGAGGTGGCAGCCGAGCTGAAGCGGGCGACGCCGGAGCTGAAGGTCGGCGCGGTGTACTTGTCTCAGCTGCGCACGGGCAAGCGGACCAATCCGTCTCAGGAGCTGCTGGCCGCGCTGGCGAAGTTCTTCGGGGTCTCGGTCGCGTACTTCTTCGACGACGACGTCGCCGGGTCGGTGCTGTCCGAATTGGCGGCCGTGGAGGCGATGCGCCAGGCAGGCGTCCGCGCGGTCGCGATGCGCGCGGCGGGCATGCGCGAGGAAAACCTCCAGGCGATCACCACGATCATGGACCAATACCGCAAGATGCAGGGGCTGCCCCCGGTCACGGACGAAGCGGCACAGTGA